Proteins encoded within one genomic window of Humulus lupulus chromosome 1, drHumLupu1.1, whole genome shotgun sequence:
- the LOC133796687 gene encoding cinnamyl alcohol dehydrogenase 1: protein MGSIGAEKTITGWAARDSSGVLSPYTYTLRETGPEDVYIKVTCCGVCHTDVHQVKNDLGMSNYPMVPGHEVVGEVMEVGSEVTKFKVGDMVGAGCIVGSCKHCQPCKSDNEQYCNKKIWSYNDVYTDQKPTQGGFAEAMVVDQKFVVHIPEGMGAEQAAPLLCAGVTIYSPLKHFGLMQSGLRGAILGLGGVGHMGVKIAKAMGHRVTVVSSSDKKREEALDHLGADDYLVSSDAAKMQEQFDSYDYIIDTIPVFHPLEPYLSLLKLDGKLILMGVINTPLQFVSPMVMLGRKAITGSFIGSIKETEEMLQFCKEKNLTSTIETVKIDYINTALERLEKNDVRYRFVVDVAGSKLT from the exons ATGGGAAGCATTGGGGCGGAGAAAACCATAACAGGATGGGCTGCCAGGGACTCATCTGGTGTTCTCTCACCTTACACTTACACACTTAG AGAAACCGGTCCTGAAGATGTGTACATCAAGGTCACGTGCTGTGGAGTTTGCCACACTGATGTTCACCAGGTCAAAAATGATCTGGGCATGTCCAACTATCCTATGGTCCCAGG GCATGAAGTTGTTGGTGAAGTTATGGAAGTGGGATCCGAAGTGACCAAGTTCAAAGTAGGTGATATGGTCGGAGCCGGCTGCATAGTCGGCTCCTGCAAACACTGCCAGCCATGCAAGTCAGACAATGAGCAGTATTGCAATAAAAAAATCTGGTCTTACAACGATGTCTACACCGATCAAAAGCCTACTCAGGGTGGCTTCGCCGAGGCCATGGTGGTCGATCAAAA GTTTGTGGTACATATACCAGAAGGAATGGGGGCAGAACAGGCTGCGCCTCTACTTTGCGCCGGAGTAACGATCTACAGCCCATTGAAGCACTTTGGATTGATGCAAAGTGGGCTAAGAGGAGCGATTTTGGGGCTGGGAGGAGTGGGACACATGGGGGTGAAGATAGCCAAAGCCATGGGACACCGTGTGACTGTGGTAAGCTCTTCTGACAAGAAGAGAGAGGAGGCTCTCGACCATCTTGGAGCTGATGACTACCTTGTTAGCTCTGATGCAGCCAAAATGCAAGAGCAATTTGACTCTTATGACTACATAATCGACACAATTCCTGTTTTTCACCCACTTGAACCTTACCTTTCGCTTCTGAAGCTTGACGGGAAGCTGATTTTGATGGGTGTTATCAACACCCCACTTCAATTTGTCAGCCCTATGGTTATGCTTG GGAGAAAGGCCATTACTGGAAGCTTCATTGGGAGTATAAAGGAAACAGAGGAAATGCTTCAGTTTTGTAAAGAGAAGAACTTGACTTCCACGATCGAGACTGTGAAAATTGATTACATTAACACAGCTTTGGAAAGATTGGAAAAGAATGATGTTAGGTACAGGTTCGTTGTTGATGTTGCTGGAAGCAAGCTTACTTGA